The Primulina eburnea isolate SZY01 chromosome 8, ASM2296580v1, whole genome shotgun sequence genome contains a region encoding:
- the LOC140838402 gene encoding BTB/POZ domain and ankyrin repeat-containing protein NPR1-like isoform X1: protein MDYGSELNSSLSFASNSHLSNGSTSNNISSSATSEVVTSLELLSLSRPSAGLEKLLLGGDFDYSDAEIEVEGHIVGVHRCILASQSQFFHNLFKKVSDESVKEGKPKYHMSELVPHGRIGYEAFVVVLNYLYTGKIKAHPTEVSTCVDESCAHDSCGPAIDYAVQMMYACALFEIKELLVVVQHRLLSFVDKAFVEDVIPILTVAFHCDLKQLLASCVQRIARSELDNIAMEKELPHEVLADVKSLCARFKKEEGEENNSIIVDPVNEKRIRRIHKALDSDDIELVKLLLEESDITLDAACALHYAAAYCNPKLMNEVLNLKNADINLRNSQGYSVLQVAARRKDPSIVLGLLAEGASVFDKTWDGRTAVTICRRLTRPKDFNEVMKHGQETNKDRLCVDMLAREMCWNPMAGNVSISSIMVADDLHMTLLLFENRVAMARTLFPLEARLAMQIAHADSTLEFAGLSASKGSCGNFREVDLNEIPTEQVKRLQQRLQALQKTVETGRRYFPNCSEVLDRLLEDDILGALLLEKGTAEEQRTKKMRFMELKADVMKAFSRDMAEHKLAGFSTRSTVSSSPKGSAINNKLRKR, encoded by the exons ATGGATTATGGCAGTGAGCTGAATTCATCATTGAGCTTCGCCTCCAATTCTCACTTGTCAAATGGCTCTACAAGCAACAATATATCTTCCTCTGCTACCTCCGAAGTGGTGACGAGTCTTGAATTATTGAGTTTGAGTAGACCAAGTGCCGGCCTTGAGAAGCTCTTGCTTGGTGGTGACTTTGACTACAGTGACGCCGAAATAGAAGTTGAGGGGCACATTGTGGGCGTCCATCGCTGCATTTTAGCCTCCCAGAGTCAATTTTTTCACAATCTATTTAAAAAAGTGAGTGATGAATCTGTTAAGGAAGGAAAACCGAAGTATCATATGTCTGAATTGGTGCCTCATGGAAGAATAGGATACGAAGCATTCGTGGTCGTCTTGAATTATTTGTATACTGGAAAGATTAAGGCGCATCCAACCGAGGTATCAACCTGTGTTGATGAATCTTGTGCTCATGATTCCTGTGGTCCTGCCATCGATTATGCTGTGCAGATGATGTATGCTTGTGCTTTATTTGAGATTAAAGAACTTCTGGTGGTTGTTCAG CATCGCCTTCTTAGTTTTGTTGACAAAGCTTTTGTGGAAGACGTAATTCCAATTCTTACGGTGGCGTTTCATTGTGACTTGAAGCAACTTCTTGCAAGTTGTGTCCAAAGAATAGCACGATCAGAACTCGACAATATTGCCATGGAGAAGGAGCTGCCCCATGAGGTGTTGGCTGATGTCAAATCACTCTGCGCCCGCTTCAAGAAAGAAGAAGGAGAAGAAAATAACTCGATCATAGTGGACCCTGTGAATGAGAAGAGAATCAGGAGAATTCACAAAGCACTTGATTCTGATGACATTGAACTAGTGAAGTTACTTTTGGAGGAATCCGATATCACCTTAGATGCAGCTTGTGCTCTTCATTATGCTGCTGCATATTGCAATCCCAAGCTTATGAACGAGGTTCTGAACTTGAAGAATGCTGATATTAACCTCAGGAATTCTCAAGGGTACTCCGTACTTCAGGTTGCTGCAAGACGCAAGGACCCATCTATAGTTCTTGGATTGCTTGCCGAGGGTGCATCTGTGTTTGACAAGACGTGGGATGGACGTACAGCTGTGACGATATGCAGGAGGTTGACGCGTCCTAAGGATTTTAACGAGGTGATGAAGCATGGCCAGGAGACGAATAAGGACCGATTGTGTGTAGATATGCTGGCGAGAGAGATGTGCTGGAATCCGATGGCTGGGAATGTGTCAATATCATCTATTATGGTGGCCGATGATCTGCACATGACGCTTCTTCTTTTTGAAAACAGAG TTGCAATGGCACGAACCTTATTTCCACTGGAAGCAAGATTAGCTATGCAGATAGCACATGCAGATTCGACTCTGGAGTTTGCTGGGCTTTCGGCATCCAAAGGTTCATGTGGGAACTTTAGAGAGGTTGATTTGAATGAAATACCGACTGAGCAAGTTAAAAGGCTCCAGCAGAGGTTGCAAGCCCTGCAAAAAACTG TGGAGACGGGGCGGCGATATTTCCCCAACTGCTCGGAAGTTCTTGACAGACTGTTAGAGGACGACATTTTAGGCGCTCTACTGCTGGAGAAGGGTACAGCAGAAGAACAAAGAACGAAAAAGATGCGCTTCATGGAACTCAAGGCGGATGTGATGAAAGCATTCAGCAGAGACATGGCTGAACATAAGCTGGCAGGCTTTTCAACTCGTTCCactgtttcatcttctccaaaagGTAGTGCAATAAATAATAAGCTTAGAAAAAGATAA
- the LOC140838402 gene encoding BTB/POZ domain and ankyrin repeat-containing protein NPR1-like isoform X2 — translation MDYGSELNSSLSFASNSHLSNGSTSNNISSSATSEVVTSLELLSLSRPSAGLEKLLLGGDFDYSDAEIEVEGHIVGVHRCILASQSQFFHNLFKKVSDESVKEGKPKYHMSELVPHGRIGYEAFVVVLNYLYTGKIKAHPTEVSTCVDESCAHDSCGPAIDYAVQMMYACALFEIKELLVVVQHRLLSFVDKAFVEDVIPILTVAFHCDLKQLLASCVQRIARSELDNIAMEKELPHEVLADVKSLCARFKKEEGEENNSIIVDPVNEKRIRRIHKALDSDDIELVKLLLEESDITLDAACALHYAAAYCNPKLMNEVLNLKNADINLRNSQGYSVLQVAARRKDPSIVLGLLAEGASVFDKTWDGRTAVTICRRLTRPKDFNEVMKHGQETNKDRLCVDMLAREMCWNPMAGNVSISSIMVADDLHMTLLLFENRVAMARTLFPLEARLAMQIAHADSTLEFAGLSASKGSCGNFREVDLNEIPTEQVKRLQQRLQALQKTGKNGAAIFPQLLGSS, via the exons ATGGATTATGGCAGTGAGCTGAATTCATCATTGAGCTTCGCCTCCAATTCTCACTTGTCAAATGGCTCTACAAGCAACAATATATCTTCCTCTGCTACCTCCGAAGTGGTGACGAGTCTTGAATTATTGAGTTTGAGTAGACCAAGTGCCGGCCTTGAGAAGCTCTTGCTTGGTGGTGACTTTGACTACAGTGACGCCGAAATAGAAGTTGAGGGGCACATTGTGGGCGTCCATCGCTGCATTTTAGCCTCCCAGAGTCAATTTTTTCACAATCTATTTAAAAAAGTGAGTGATGAATCTGTTAAGGAAGGAAAACCGAAGTATCATATGTCTGAATTGGTGCCTCATGGAAGAATAGGATACGAAGCATTCGTGGTCGTCTTGAATTATTTGTATACTGGAAAGATTAAGGCGCATCCAACCGAGGTATCAACCTGTGTTGATGAATCTTGTGCTCATGATTCCTGTGGTCCTGCCATCGATTATGCTGTGCAGATGATGTATGCTTGTGCTTTATTTGAGATTAAAGAACTTCTGGTGGTTGTTCAG CATCGCCTTCTTAGTTTTGTTGACAAAGCTTTTGTGGAAGACGTAATTCCAATTCTTACGGTGGCGTTTCATTGTGACTTGAAGCAACTTCTTGCAAGTTGTGTCCAAAGAATAGCACGATCAGAACTCGACAATATTGCCATGGAGAAGGAGCTGCCCCATGAGGTGTTGGCTGATGTCAAATCACTCTGCGCCCGCTTCAAGAAAGAAGAAGGAGAAGAAAATAACTCGATCATAGTGGACCCTGTGAATGAGAAGAGAATCAGGAGAATTCACAAAGCACTTGATTCTGATGACATTGAACTAGTGAAGTTACTTTTGGAGGAATCCGATATCACCTTAGATGCAGCTTGTGCTCTTCATTATGCTGCTGCATATTGCAATCCCAAGCTTATGAACGAGGTTCTGAACTTGAAGAATGCTGATATTAACCTCAGGAATTCTCAAGGGTACTCCGTACTTCAGGTTGCTGCAAGACGCAAGGACCCATCTATAGTTCTTGGATTGCTTGCCGAGGGTGCATCTGTGTTTGACAAGACGTGGGATGGACGTACAGCTGTGACGATATGCAGGAGGTTGACGCGTCCTAAGGATTTTAACGAGGTGATGAAGCATGGCCAGGAGACGAATAAGGACCGATTGTGTGTAGATATGCTGGCGAGAGAGATGTGCTGGAATCCGATGGCTGGGAATGTGTCAATATCATCTATTATGGTGGCCGATGATCTGCACATGACGCTTCTTCTTTTTGAAAACAGAG TTGCAATGGCACGAACCTTATTTCCACTGGAAGCAAGATTAGCTATGCAGATAGCACATGCAGATTCGACTCTGGAGTTTGCTGGGCTTTCGGCATCCAAAGGTTCATGTGGGAACTTTAGAGAGGTTGATTTGAATGAAATACCGACTGAGCAAGTTAAAAGGCTCCAGCAGAGGTTGCAAGCCCTGCAAAAAACTGGTAAGA ACGGGGCGGCGATATTTCCCCAACTGCTCGGAAGTTCTTGA